The following coding sequences are from one Candidatus Binataceae bacterium window:
- a CDS encoding type II toxin-antitoxin system VapB family antitoxin, which yields MPLNIRNEKVNRLATKLAARKRLSKTEAVKLALENELRRSERDSLKQRIRPLQERVRAWPATGLEADKAFYDELEEEG from the coding sequence ATGCCGCTCAATATCAGGAACGAGAAAGTAAATCGCCTCGCTACGAAGCTGGCGGCGCGTAAGCGGCTGAGCAAGACTGAAGCCGTGAAGTTGGCGCTTGAAAATGAACTGCGTCGCTCTGAGAGAGACTCCCTGAAACAGCGAATTCGGCCTCTGCAGGAGAGGGTTCGGGCCTGGCCCGCCACCGGTCTCGAAGCAGATAAGGCTTTCTACGACGAGTTGGAAGAAGAGGGATGA
- a CDS encoding ATP-dependent RecD-like DNA helicase — MADSAQSEAHVEGTLDHVLYVNDENGYAVAVIKTYAEHGDTKSVTIVGNFAGLEIGSGIRARGRFEKHPRFGEQFKVEDFETLRPAGVFALERYLASEIHGVGPALARRIAEHFGEELREILDNTPERVREVAGVGRVVASRIVAAWKDSSGLRELTVFLRGHGIAAAHARRIHKRYGKDSLDVVRRDPYVLARTIHGIGFRTADVVAEKLGIPKNSIERARAAILYLLERMADEGHVYTAREYLEGQFQSALEMDADLVPRALEELAAAGDVVVEDADEYTAVYLARLHAAEENVTRRLRALTAGRPMSAQVAERALKKAAAAGGITLSSEQMRAVQTALSSAVTVITGGPGTGKTTILRSLLVALADAGLKPTLAAPTGRASRRLQDATGRDARTIHRLLEYSPETGGFVRGENFPLRTNYLIIDEASMMDVELASSLLSALVPNCSLVLVGDKDQLPSVGPGSVLKDVIASDLVPVVQLREVYRQARESRIVANAHGLNKGYFPDVSNDPEGDFFFFERASPDEVLATIKQLVGERLVGKFGIRGPADIQVLTPMNRGPLGTHALNRELQQLLNPAGRGIRAGDRDIREGDRVIQLRNDYEKAIFNGSIGKVLSVDTEKGKVGVAFEEGHADYDQSELDELGLGYAISVHKSQGSQYPAVIVPVHPSHYLMLRRNLLYTAITRAERVCVLVGTKPALQQAVRNQDERRRATRLAERLRIN; from the coding sequence ATGGCCGACTCCGCGCAGAGCGAGGCACACGTCGAGGGCACCCTCGACCACGTCCTCTACGTCAATGATGAGAACGGCTACGCGGTCGCGGTCATCAAGACCTATGCCGAGCACGGCGATACGAAGAGCGTAACGATCGTCGGCAATTTTGCGGGCCTCGAAATCGGCTCGGGCATCCGCGCCCGCGGCCGCTTCGAGAAACATCCGCGCTTCGGTGAGCAGTTCAAGGTCGAGGACTTCGAGACCCTCCGCCCAGCCGGAGTGTTCGCACTCGAACGCTACCTCGCCTCCGAAATCCACGGAGTAGGTCCCGCGCTCGCGCGGAGAATCGCCGAACACTTCGGTGAAGAGCTGCGCGAAATTCTCGACAACACTCCCGAGCGCGTGCGCGAGGTGGCCGGCGTGGGCCGGGTCGTCGCCAGCCGCATCGTCGCCGCATGGAAAGACTCCTCGGGCCTGCGCGAACTCACCGTGTTCCTGCGCGGCCATGGCATCGCGGCGGCGCACGCCCGCCGCATCCACAAACGCTACGGCAAGGACTCCCTCGATGTCGTCCGGCGCGACCCCTACGTACTTGCCCGCACCATCCATGGCATCGGATTTCGCACCGCGGATGTAGTTGCCGAGAAACTCGGGATTCCCAAAAATTCCATCGAGCGCGCACGCGCAGCGATCTTGTACCTGCTTGAACGGATGGCTGACGAAGGTCACGTCTATACCGCCCGCGAATACCTCGAAGGGCAGTTTCAGTCCGCTCTCGAGATGGATGCCGATCTCGTCCCGCGCGCGCTCGAGGAGCTGGCCGCCGCCGGCGACGTCGTTGTCGAAGATGCCGACGAATACACCGCCGTCTATCTCGCGCGTCTGCATGCGGCTGAAGAGAACGTCACCCGGCGGCTGCGCGCTCTTACCGCCGGCCGCCCGATGAGTGCGCAAGTCGCAGAGCGCGCGCTCAAGAAGGCCGCGGCCGCGGGCGGTATCACGCTTTCCAGCGAGCAGATGCGCGCCGTGCAGACGGCGCTCTCCAGTGCGGTGACGGTGATCACCGGAGGCCCGGGCACCGGCAAGACGACGATCCTCAGATCCCTCCTCGTCGCATTGGCCGATGCGGGCCTCAAGCCGACTCTCGCCGCTCCCACCGGGCGCGCCTCACGACGGCTCCAGGATGCGACGGGCCGCGATGCGCGCACGATCCATCGGTTGCTCGAATACTCGCCCGAGACCGGAGGCTTCGTGCGCGGCGAGAATTTTCCGCTGCGCACCAACTACCTGATCATCGATGAAGCCTCGATGATGGATGTCGAGCTGGCGTCGAGCCTCCTCTCCGCGCTGGTGCCGAATTGTTCGCTGGTACTGGTGGGCGACAAGGATCAGTTGCCGTCGGTCGGTCCGGGCAGCGTGCTCAAGGATGTAATCGCGTCGGATCTCGTTCCGGTCGTGCAGCTTCGCGAGGTTTACCGGCAGGCGCGCGAAAGCCGCATCGTCGCCAACGCGCACGGCCTCAACAAGGGCTACTTCCCCGACGTCTCCAACGATCCCGAGGGCGACTTCTTTTTCTTCGAGCGCGCGTCTCCCGACGAAGTGCTTGCAACGATCAAGCAGCTCGTCGGCGAGCGCCTGGTCGGCAAGTTCGGCATCCGCGGTCCGGCGGATATCCAGGTGCTGACCCCGATGAATCGCGGCCCCCTCGGGACCCACGCGCTCAATCGCGAGCTGCAGCAGTTGCTGAACCCGGCGGGACGCGGAATTCGCGCGGGCGATCGCGATATTCGCGAAGGCGATCGCGTTATCCAGCTTCGCAACGACTATGAGAAGGCGATCTTTAACGGCTCTATCGGCAAAGTCTTGTCGGTGGATACCGAGAAGGGCAAGGTCGGTGTCGCGTTCGAGGAAGGACATGCCGACTACGATCAGTCCGAGCTCGATGAACTGGGACTCGGCTACGCCATCTCAGTGCACAAGAGCCAGGGCAGCCAATACCCCGCCGTGATCGTGCCGGTGCATCCGAGCCACTACCTGATGCTCCGGCGCAACCTGCTCTATACCGCAATCACCCGCGCCGAGCGCGTCTGCGTGCTGGTCGGCACCAAGCCCGCGCTCCAGCAGGCTGTGCGCAACCAGGACGAACGCCGCCGCGCCACCCGCCTCGCAGAGCGCCTGCGCATCAATTGA
- a CDS encoding type II toxin-antitoxin system VapC family toxin, whose translation MIFLDASAIVAILAEEAESDMLLDSLEQDLSRNTSPLAVFEAVAALARKRRVAVEQAEATVRDFLARAGVEVLSLTDKDADTAIAAFSRYGKGRGHPAQLNLGDCFAYAMAKNHRCALLYKGNDFAETDVRSAAGSR comes from the coding sequence ATGATTTTCCTCGATGCTTCCGCGATCGTCGCGATACTGGCCGAGGAAGCCGAGTCCGATATGTTGCTCGATTCATTGGAACAGGATCTATCTCGTAACACTTCTCCACTGGCAGTCTTCGAGGCAGTCGCGGCTCTGGCTCGCAAACGCCGGGTTGCCGTCGAGCAAGCAGAAGCGACGGTGCGCGACTTTCTGGCCAGGGCAGGTGTCGAGGTGCTTTCGCTGACTGATAAGGACGCGGACACGGCAATCGCCGCATTTTCAAGATACGGTAAAGGCCGCGGCCACCCCGCTCAACTCAATCTGGGCGATTGTTTTGCCTATGCCATGGCGAAAAATCACCGGTGCGCTCTGCTCTATAAGGGAAACGACTTCGCCGAGACCGATGTGCGATCTGCCGCCGGCTCGCGCTAG
- a CDS encoding Yip1 family protein — MPGSIEPLFSVWVEPRQTIREIVNDDPTRSVIGLAMVSGALQRLELAWFRALSHPGSVGAYFPIRVVIGVALGAFLGVIGIYIGAWLVRIPCRILGGVASLVEMRAALAWSSVPGITAASASILLVLFGVLSPPEFRHGRIPVMSGSTIELGLLNFALTLWGFIVQMKCIGEVNRFSAWRALAAVLLLIAALAALVVLIVLVAGGMQH, encoded by the coding sequence ATGCCGGGTTCGATTGAGCCGCTCTTTTCAGTCTGGGTCGAGCCGCGCCAGACGATACGCGAGATCGTCAACGACGATCCGACTCGCAGCGTGATCGGACTGGCGATGGTTAGCGGAGCATTGCAGAGACTGGAGCTGGCATGGTTTCGCGCGCTCTCTCATCCGGGTTCGGTCGGCGCGTATTTTCCGATCCGGGTAGTGATCGGGGTCGCGCTCGGCGCTTTCCTCGGAGTAATCGGGATCTACATCGGGGCGTGGCTGGTTCGGATACCCTGCCGAATCCTGGGCGGGGTCGCCTCGCTGGTGGAGATGCGCGCTGCCCTGGCATGGTCAAGCGTCCCCGGCATCACGGCGGCGAGCGCGAGCATCTTGCTGGTCCTGTTCGGCGTGCTGAGTCCGCCGGAGTTCAGGCACGGCAGGATTCCGGTCATGTCCGGTTCGACGATCGAGCTGGGTCTGCTCAACTTCGCGCTGACGCTGTGGGGTTTCATCGTGCAGATGAAATGCATCGGCGAGGTGAATCGCTTCTCGGCGTGGCGCGCGCTCGCGGCGGTCCTGCTGTTGATTGCGGCGCTGGCCGCGCTGGTGGTGCTGATCGTGTTGGTGGCCGGCGGCATGCAGCATTGA
- a CDS encoding TetR/AcrR family transcriptional regulator → MAQAMAVFWNAGYAATSLDDLVAATGMNRPSLYGAFGDKHTLYRTLLHRYRRIARDGMKDALRYDLPIRQALHRVYQSALALYLPRSAKQRGCFLIGTAVTESVNDAQVRKDLAEGLDEIDDAFEARLRAAREAGEISRSLDPATLAKMASAALYSLAIRARTGTSRASLERFADSAIDLICGTRARNRKGR, encoded by the coding sequence ATGGCGCAGGCAATGGCGGTGTTCTGGAATGCGGGCTACGCGGCAACTTCGCTCGACGACCTGGTCGCGGCGACCGGGATGAACCGGCCCAGCCTGTACGGAGCATTCGGCGACAAGCACACGCTCTACCGGACTCTGCTCCATCGCTACCGCCGCATCGCGCGCGATGGCATGAAGGACGCGCTGCGTTACGACCTGCCGATCCGGCAGGCGTTGCATCGCGTTTACCAGTCGGCGCTCGCCCTTTACCTGCCGCGCAGCGCGAAGCAACGCGGATGTTTCCTGATTGGCACCGCGGTCACCGAATCGGTGAACGATGCGCAGGTGCGCAAGGACCTGGCTGAGGGCCTTGACGAGATTGACGATGCATTCGAGGCGCGGCTGCGCGCGGCGCGCGAGGCCGGCGAGATTTCCCGCAGCCTCGATCCCGCGACCCTGGCGAAGATGGCGTCCGCGGCCCTCTATTCGCTGGCGATAAGGGCACGCACGGGGACTTCGCGGGCGAGCCTGGAGCGATTCGCCGATTCGGCGATCGATCTGATTTGCGGAACCCGGGCGCGGAACCGGAAAGGAAGATAG